The following is a genomic window from Miscanthus floridulus cultivar M001 chromosome 14, ASM1932011v1, whole genome shotgun sequence.
GCAGAACTACCGCAGACTGAGCAGTACTGCCGTCGAGATGAAGTGCTCGGTGGACCCACAGCAGCCCTAAAATATGCGGAACATGAGGTAGGGACTCAAGATTTGCCTGTCACAGTTCCAGAGTGAAAATCTTCTAAGTACCCTCCTTAGAAAATATACATGATGAGAAAGAAACTTATAGCACAAGGTTACTTACTTCTTGTGACATCCATGAATGATCTTGCCGCCCTCTTCTCCAAAGCTTGCCCTTGCCTTGTCTTGCGTTTCATAATCTTGGACTGCTTCTTTTGCATGAGTACTGTAGAAACGAAATTCAAAAACAGAAAATGGCTTACATCATCGAAATTTAATTAGTTCAGTGGGTAGAGCATTTGAGTTGAATGTGCATCCACAGATCCACAACCCAAAAGGCCTATATCAGTATACAACACAAATGCAGCATTTGCAGAAACTGTGAACACAGGAATCTTTACAGTTGACTAGTTGTAGGCTTGTAGCATGAGGAGTTCAAATATATGTATAAATAATAAATTACTGACGTTAGGGGCATTCCAGATGCTAacaacacaaggttgacaagctGTAGGCTGTAGCACGTGGACCTCAAAGATGTCTAAACGACTGGCTTTAGGGGCAATTCCAGATGCTAAAAACAGTCACCTTACAAATATTTTGTGGGGTCGTTCATGCCAGCTGTGTTCAAAAGTATGTTTTCAATATTTCCTTTGAAGGATAGTTTTAATTCTTATTCATCGATGCAAGGATAAGAAACACAGAATGCTGTTCCTTCCCTCTGCAAAATTGACACTAGAAGTGATATCAGAATATGTCATACACAAGAAATCTGTGTTTCAGTACTTGTCATTTGCAAAGAGTTAACATTTTGTCATCGAGCTTGTACATACTGTATCTACCTTATCCTCTTTCACATCATGGCATTATTATTACTACAATGAAGATAAATGAGAAAGAAACTGACCAGGGTCTTCCTCATCAGTGGATCCATACTCATCATCATTAAGATCTACCACCTCAACACCGGCATTGTCACTCTCAAGAGCTTCAAGGCGAGCTAAAGCAGCCTGCATGGCATTACAGATGTGGAGGTATTCATAACAAGGCAGCAGAGCATAAAGGGGAATAATTTCATGAACGAGAGGGAAACGGCTTGATTGGAATAGGAGGAAGAGGGGGGAAGCAGGAGTCGTGACTCCAATCCACTCTTTACCTGGGCGCGGTTGTCAGAGCTGGCGAACGCGGACGCCATGCGTGTGGCCATGCGGCGCGTGCGGGCGCTGGTCCGGCGGAACGGCCCGA
Proteins encoded in this region:
- the LOC136504297 gene encoding SWR1 complex subunit 6-like, with the protein product MDGEEENIGPFRRTSARTRRMATRMASAFASSDNRAQAALARLEALESDNAGVEVVDLNDDEYGSTDEEDPVLMQKKQSKIMKRKTRQGQALEKRAARSFMDVTRSKS